The Aedes aegypti strain LVP_AGWG chromosome 3, AaegL5.0 Primary Assembly, whole genome shotgun sequence genome contains a region encoding:
- the LOC5567826 gene encoding ESF1 homolog, which translates to MAKPKKDKQTSGGVAKKPVTADGEASKIWTDERFAHLVNDPRFKGIPKTEKKVKIDKRFQSMFKDEKFNVKHTIDKYGRKVKQAESDELRKYYEMESEPESEGGEEEPQEQEGDSDGSEDLELDDEEKAMAMPDKVKSRLEDLEVDYARGEGAIASDSSSDDDSEEEDDEQEVFIEHVWGELDADAERTDESTPRLALCNMDWDRVRAVDIMVMLSSFLPRGSTILSVTIYPSEFGKERMKEEEAQGPEELTAQRSDESEQEELDEEAAKEKQLERLREYQLNRLKYYYAVVECDNVDTADKLYKECDGVEYESTANKLDLRFIPDDMEFDDEPKEKCTELPEVGKYEPRVFITTALNQSKVELTWDENDVERKEFNEKIRAGKLADVKDTELKKYVACSSSEDESDGDGEVEQEESESEEEEIPDNKGKKSKKQDMIAKYKALLGEIKEQEDKERDEKVEMEFSWKVNGEEKEDEESESETEQKKQDNINPFEKILEKAKEKKKRRKELKKKKKRGELNTDGEEESEDDTPYGVDMNDPFFASAFDEKEFDLKKPSRKDKKQKDAEQEEEDEAESARKRAELELMLDDGEDDRSHFNLKAIQENEIDLKSVSKSKRKRILKKSKKQIEEQRQQMSAGGDDFEVNVDDDRFKAVYEKPEYNIDPTNPSFKKTKGMEKLIQEKLKKRPLKDNDLPGSKGDGLDEVTASEAKKPKRDVSTSLLVKSIKRKIGK; encoded by the exons ATGGCAAAACCCAAAAAGGATAAACAAACCTCCGGTGGTGTGGCGAAAAAACCAGTCACCGCCGATGGAGAAGCCTCGAAAATCTGGACCGACGAGCGGTTTGCCCATCTGGTCAACGATCCACGCTTCAAGGGAATTCCCAAGACGGAGAAGAAGGTCAAAATCGACAAACGGTTCCAGTCGATGTTCAAGGATGAGAAGTTCAACGTGAAGCACACGATCGACAAGTACGGCCGGAAGGTGAAACAGGCCGAAAGCGATGAGCTGCGAAAGTACTACGAAATGGAATCCGAACCGGAATCGGAGGGTGGGGAAGAAGAGCCACAGGAGCAGGAAGGAGACTCAGATGGCTCGGAAGACCTGGAACTGGACGACGAGGAAAAGGCGATGGCAATGCCGGACAAGGTAAAGTCCCGATTGGAGGATCTGGAGGTGGACTACGCCCGAGGCGAAGGAGCAATTGCATCGGACAGTTCCTCGGATGACGATTCAGAGGAAGAGGACGATGAGCAGGAAGTGTTCATTGAGCACGTCTGGGGCGAACTGGATGCCGATGCGGAGCGGACAGACGAATCGACGCCAAGGTTGGCTCTGTGTAACATGGACTGGGATCGCGTTAGGGCGGTGGATATCATGGTCATGCTGAGTTCGTTCCTGCCGCGAGGATCGACCATTCTGAGCGTGACG ATATATCCATCCGAGTTCGGCAAAGAGCGTATGAAGGAGGAAGAAGCTCAAGGTCCGGAAGAACTGACAGCGCAGCGATCGGACGAATCGGAACAGGAAGAACTGGACGAAGAAGCGGCGAAGGAGAAGCAACTGGAACGCCTCCGGGAATATCAGCTAAACCGTCTTAAGTACTACTACGCAGTGGTCGAATGCGACAACGTCGATACGGCGGACAAGTTGTACAAGGAATGCGATGGCGTTGAGTACGAGAGCACCGCCAACAAGCTGGACTTGCGATTCATTCCGGACGACATGGAATTCGACGACGAACCGAAGGAGAAGTGCACCGAACTGCCGGAGGTGGGAAAGTACGAACCGCGCGTGTTCATTACCACCGCGCTGAACCAGTCCAAGGTGGAGCTAACCTGGGACGAAAACGACGTGGAGCGCAAGGAGTTCAACGAAAAGATTCGCGCGGGAAAGTTGGCCGATGTGAAGGACACCGAATTGAAAAAGTACGTTGCTTGCAGTAGCAGTGAAGATGAGTCGGATGGTGACGGTGAGGTAGAGCAGGAAGAGAGTGAATCAGAAGAGGAGGAAATACCTGATAACAAAGGTAAAAAGTCCAAGAAGCAAGACATGATTGCTAAGTATAAAGCATTGTTAGGAGAAATAAAAGAGCAGGAAGACAAGGAAAGAGACGAGAAGGTTGAAATGGAGTTCAGTTGGAAGGTGAACGGAGAGGAGAAAGAAGATGAAGAGTCGGAATCAgaaactgaacagaagaaacagGACAACATTAATCCGTTTGAGAAGATTCTGGAGAAAgccaaggagaagaaaaagCGACGAAAGGAgctgaagaagaaaaagaaacgcGGAGAACTGAACACCGACGGTGAAGAAGAGTCCGAAGATGATACCCCTTACGGAGTTGACATGAATGATCCATTCTTTGCCAGCGCATTCGACGAAAAAGAGTTCGATTTGAAGAAACCAAGCAGAAAGGACAAGAAGCAAAAGGATGCCGAACAGGAGGAGGAAGATGAAGCCGAATCGGCTCGCAAACGTGCCGAGTTGGAACTGATGCTGGACGACGGAGAGGACGACAGAAGCCACTTCAACCTGAAAGCAATCCAGGAAAACGAAATCGATCTAAAGTCCGTGTCGAAATCGAAGAGAAAACGAATTCTGAAGAAGAGCAAGAAGCAAATCGAGGAACAGCGCCAACAGATGAGCGCGGGCGGAGACGATTTCGAAGTCAACGTGGACGATGATCGGTTCAAGGCGGTGTACGAAAAACCGGAGTACAACATCGACCCAACGAATCCGTCGTTCAAGAAGACGAAGGGAATGGAGAAGCTGATACAGGAGAAACTGAAGAAGCGACCCTTGAAGGACAATGACCTGCCGGGGTCGAAGGGTGATGGCCTGGACGAGGTGACGGCGAGTGAAGCGAAGAAACCCAAGAGAGACGTCAGCACCAGTTTACTGGTGAAGAGTATCAAGCGCAAGATTGGAAAGTGA